The genomic window TTGACCACCTCATAATCCCTGGAAAAAAGGTATTTGACCGCGCCAGTGAGTCCCTCCTCGCGCCGGGCGACCTTAAAGGTTTTAACCAAACTTTTAACCGAAATGATGGGGGGGCTTCCGGTTTCCATAATCCATTCCAGGAGACGCAGATAAGTGCCTCAGACAAGAAAGACAAAACCGGCGTTTATCGGCGTCCTGATTTTTGGCACCCTGACCGCATCCTACGTTTGAGGATCATAATCACGCTTCATCTTTTCCAACCGAGCCTGGCTATCCTTAAACCCGCCGGGCCGATTGCGGGCCAGCCAGATTTTACGATGTTCGGCCAGAAGTTGGTCGGCCTCTTGAGCCAATTGCCGGCGCAAGTCAATCTCCTCCTGATCCTGTTCCCGGCCTAAGGCCCACCTCCCGCGGCGGCAGGCGTGGCGCAGCATGGCGGCGGCCCAGGACAACTCGCGCCGGATGAGGTCGGCGTCGGGCCGGTTGATTTGCGCTTTGGTCAGAGGGGTCAGCACCTGGTCAAGGTAGGCCAGCGTTTTTTGCAAATTCGCAGCCGTCAATTGGTCATAACCGGCAATTTTCTCCGGCGGGTTTTGCAAAATATGGAAAAGACTGGTGCTATTGGGCGTGAGCAGTCCGGTTTGTAAATAGGCATTGCCCAGGTCATACACCAAACGGCCTATCACCCCGGCCCCATCCCAAAACGCATACCGGCTCAAAACTTCGGCCAGGTCAAGTTCGCGGTTGGCCGCATAAGCCCAAGAGAAAGCCGCCCCGGCCGCATACCCCAGGTAACTGACCGGCAGAGGCTGCCAGTGGCCATTATCGCCCCAATCGGTGTTGAGGTAGCCCACAGCGCCATGCTCAAGGCCATTTTCGGCGGCGCTGCGCAAATTACCCAGGGCATTATCGGTGCGTCCGGCCACCGTGTTCCAACTGGACGTGCCAGGGCACACGTAAAACGGCACGCCGGAAGCGGCAAATTTGGCCCCGTGGTCAGCAAAGGGATGCTCCGCATCGTAGCCCCATTCCAAAGCAATCACATCGCGGGGCAGTGCGGTGGCCAGTTCGGGATGGGCCATGATGATGTCGCCCCAAAATTGCATGGTGCGGCCTCGCGCTTTGACCTCGCGGTAAATTTGCAGCAA from Anaerolineae bacterium includes these protein-coding regions:
- a CDS encoding glycoside hydrolase, with translation LLQIYREVKARGRTMQFWGDIIMAHPELATALPRDVIALEWGYDAEHPFADHGAKFAASGVPFYVCPGTSSWNTVAGRTDNALGNLRSAAENGLEHGAVGYLNTDWGDNGHWQPLPVSYLGYAAGAAFSWAYAANRELDLAEVLSRYAFWDGAGVIGRLVYDLGNAYLQTGLLTPNSTSLFHILQNPPEKIAGYDQLTAANLQKTLAYLDQVLTPLTKAQINRPDADLIRRELSWAAAMLRHACRRGRWALGREQDQEEIDLRRQLAQEADQLLAEHRKIWLARNRPGGFKDSQARLEKMKRDYDPQT